In Ignavibacteriales bacterium, the following are encoded in one genomic region:
- a CDS encoding T9SS type A sorting domain-containing protein, whose protein sequence is MRKLLQTLWLPLIFLILPLEVNAQNGWVAYSFPGGDAFHFADDNNGLVTGKYIYSRTTNGGNTWSSDSVPYPHNFNYYNAVFFINANTGWLGMAYEVFNFPIGLTGGVTYKTTNGGVNWSQGENAGPVKDIQFLNENTGYVAAGGTNGFWTEGGIKKTTDGGMNWAGIYGGYYFVDVSFINVNTGWAIGSYGDDIGTYISLMLRTTSGGNSWTTLIRDSAIAFPVDPLKKIQFTNANTGYLLKNKLYKSTNSGDNWSMLDTNVFAGRQLRKFYFINNDTGWVTATGTIFRTNNGGMNWTMQSIPTPDVTGDIYFTNTLTGWAIANGTTILRTGTGGVTSIEPLSTEIPTEFSLHQNYPNPFNPTTKIKFDIPQTVRGEKSKVKLSVYDMSGKEIAELVNKELQPGSYEYNFDGSGLPSGVYFYKLQSGSFIKTKRMVMVK, encoded by the coding sequence ATGAGAAAACTATTACAAACTCTCTGGCTCCCGTTAATCTTTTTAATATTACCCCTTGAAGTAAATGCCCAGAACGGCTGGGTGGCGTACTCATTTCCGGGCGGAGATGCGTTTCATTTTGCTGATGACAATAACGGCTTAGTAACAGGCAAATACATATACAGCCGAACCACTAACGGCGGTAATACATGGTCATCGGATTCTGTGCCATATCCACATAATTTTAATTATTATAATGCGGTATTTTTTATAAATGCAAATACCGGCTGGCTTGGAATGGCATATGAAGTATTTAACTTCCCCATAGGTTTAACCGGGGGTGTTACATATAAGACAACGAACGGGGGAGTGAACTGGAGCCAGGGCGAAAATGCAGGTCCGGTCAAAGATATCCAGTTTTTAAATGAGAACACAGGTTATGTAGCGGCAGGAGGTACAAACGGATTTTGGACTGAAGGAGGTATTAAGAAAACTACTGATGGAGGAATGAACTGGGCAGGAATTTACGGCGGATACTATTTTGTTGACGTTAGTTTCATAAATGTAAATACGGGATGGGCGATTGGGTCATACGGTGATGACATCGGAACATATATAAGTCTAATGCTGAGAACAACAAGTGGAGGAAACAGCTGGACAACCCTAATCCGGGATTCGGCAATTGCTTTTCCTGTAGATCCACTTAAGAAAATCCAGTTCACAAACGCAAACACAGGCTATCTGCTAAAGAACAAGCTATACAAATCTACAAACAGCGGTGATAATTGGTCCATGCTCGATACGAATGTTTTTGCGGGGCGCCAGCTTAGGAAATTTTACTTCATAAATAATGATACCGGCTGGGTAACCGCGACGGGAACGATATTCAGAACTAACAACGGTGGCATGAACTGGACAATGCAAAGCATACCGACTCCGGATGTTACCGGTGACATCTATTTTACAAACACATTAACGGGGTGGGCAATTGCAAACGGAACAACTATCCTGAGAACCGGTACCGGTGGAGTGACAAGTATAGAACCGCTTTCAACTGAGATACCGACTGAGTTTTCCCTACACCAAAATTACCCGAACCCCTTTAATCCCACGACAAAGATAAAATTCGACATACCTCAAACGGTGAGAGGTGAAAAGTCAAAGGTCAAATTATCGGTTTATGATATGTCAGGGAAGGAGATTGCAGAGCTTGTAAACAAGGAATTGCAGCCGGGAAGCTATGAGTACAATTTCGATGGATCGGGACTACCGAGCGGGGTGTATTTTTATAAATTGCAAAGCGGAAGCTTCATTAAAACCAAAAGGATGGTAATGGTAAAATGA
- a CDS encoding VOC family protein: MVIKILRIDHVQVCIPPGKETEARNFYSGILELEEIEKPEALKPNGGLWYRVGENQELHIGVEEPGSLTKAHPAFEILHLDEARNYLERSGIEIHEETRIPGVSRFSIRDPFGNRLEFLEKLS; this comes from the coding sequence ATGGTAATAAAAATACTCCGAATCGATCATGTGCAGGTTTGTATCCCCCCGGGCAAGGAAACCGAAGCGCGCAACTTTTACTCCGGTATCCTTGAACTAGAGGAGATCGAAAAACCCGAGGCGCTAAAACCTAACGGAGGTCTATGGTACAGGGTAGGGGAGAACCAGGAGCTTCACATTGGTGTCGAAGAACCCGGCTCTCTGACAAAAGCACACCCGGCTTTTGAGATCCTGCACCTGGACGAAGCCCGTAATTATCTCGAAAGAAGCGGCATCGAAATTCACGAGGAGACGCGTATACCCGGTGTCAGCCGGTTTTCCATACGTGACCCGTTCGGTAACAGGCTCGAGTTTCTCGAAAAGCTGTCATAG
- a CDS encoding alpha/beta fold hydrolase, whose product MNNLLILHGAIGSVKQFTHLIRFLESDFKVYAIDFSGHGGSEIPAEDFTIEMFANDVLDWMAKKEIDKIDIFGYSMGGYVGLFLARFYPEKIGRVFTLATKFHWHEETAKREASMLDPDKIMDKFPAFAEELKHRHAPEDWAEVLRKTAKMMIALGHNNTIKDADFRAIENTALVSVGDRDKMVSIEETLGVYRQLKNGQMLVLPDTYHPIEKVSGDKLIHEIIDFFRG is encoded by the coding sequence ATGAATAATCTGCTTATCCTTCACGGTGCAATAGGCTCCGTCAAACAATTCACCCATCTCATCAGATTTCTCGAAAGCGATTTTAAAGTATATGCGATAGATTTCTCCGGACACGGCGGTAGCGAGATACCTGCCGAAGATTTCACTATAGAGATGTTTGCGAATGACGTCCTCGATTGGATGGCAAAAAAGGAAATAGACAAAATAGACATCTTCGGATACAGTATGGGCGGGTATGTTGGCTTATTCTTAGCACGGTTCTATCCGGAAAAAATAGGGCGCGTATTTACGCTCGCGACTAAATTCCACTGGCACGAAGAGACTGCTAAACGCGAAGCCTCAATGCTCGACCCGGATAAGATTATGGATAAATTCCCGGCGTTTGCCGAGGAACTGAAGCACCGCCACGCTCCCGAGGACTGGGCTGAAGTACTGCGGAAAACCGCTAAAATGATGATCGCTCTCGGGCATAATAATACAATAAAGGATGCGGACTTCCGTGCGATAGAAAACACCGCTCTCGTCAGCGTTGGTGACCGGGATAAAATGGTCTCCATCGAAGAGACGCTTGGTGTTTACCGCCAGCTAAAGAACGGGCAAATGCTGGTGCTTCCCGATACATATCATCCTATAGAAAAAGTTTCCGGCGATAAGCTGATCCATGAGATAATAGATTTCTTTAGAGGTTGA
- a CDS encoding DNA topology modulation protein, producing the protein MEKILIIGCSGGGKSTLARKIGNILTLPVIHLDIHFWKSGWIESTDEEWIPKVKELVKQDKWVMDGNFGETIPIRVEAADTVIFLDTSRTLQLWGVFTRVLKFYGKTRPDLPEGCPERFDWAFTKWVWQYNKNNRPKILNFLTNYKDSKNIIILKNRKEMNEFARSLCR; encoded by the coding sequence ATGGAAAAAATTCTCATTATAGGCTGTAGCGGGGGAGGAAAATCCACCCTGGCAAGAAAGATAGGCAATATTCTCACCCTGCCCGTGATTCATCTGGACATCCATTTCTGGAAATCCGGCTGGATAGAATCGACGGATGAGGAGTGGATTCCAAAAGTCAAAGAGCTGGTAAAGCAGGATAAATGGGTTATGGATGGAAATTTTGGTGAGACTATCCCTATCCGGGTCGAAGCCGCTGACACCGTCATTTTCCTAGATACTTCCCGCACTTTGCAATTATGGGGAGTATTCACGCGCGTATTAAAATTTTATGGAAAAACGCGCCCCGATCTGCCGGAGGGATGCCCGGAGAGGTTCGATTGGGCTTTTACAAAATGGGTTTGGCAGTATAATAAGAACAATCGCCCGAAGATCCTTAATTTTCTTACCAACTATAAAGATTCCAAAAATATCATAATTCTCAAAAACCGCAAAGAGATGAACGAATTTGCGAGGAGCCTTTGTAGATAA
- a CDS encoding DinB family protein, with protein sequence MEATQTTAGLSDILRLQTRLFKNVLKDIDPEKETERINGNTNHLRWLAAHVVSTRYFIGQLTGMEIEEPHFDIIGQGKKLDETIEYPTLEESLQDWDAIAGKVEEGLANASDEVLSAKAPFEFPAVDNTILGAVSFMVHHEAYHIGQMGLIRKSFGSEAMKYN encoded by the coding sequence ATGGAAGCAACACAAACAACAGCAGGGCTTTCGGACATTCTGAGACTGCAAACAAGATTATTCAAAAACGTGCTCAAAGACATTGACCCGGAAAAAGAAACGGAGAGAATAAACGGGAACACCAACCACCTCAGGTGGCTTGCGGCACATGTAGTTTCGACGAGGTATTTTATCGGACAGCTGACGGGGATGGAGATAGAGGAACCTCATTTTGATATTATCGGACAGGGTAAGAAGCTGGATGAGACAATCGAATACCCGACACTCGAGGAGTCACTGCAGGATTGGGATGCTATCGCCGGAAAAGTAGAAGAAGGACTGGCAAACGCAAGCGATGAAGTCCTAAGTGCTAAAGCGCCGTTCGAATTTCCTGCAGTGGATAATACTATTCTAGGTGCGGTCTCTTTTATGGTGCATCATGAGGCGTATCATATCGGGCAGATGGGGCTGATCAGGAAATCCTTTGGCAGTGAAGCGATGAAATATAACTAG
- a CDS encoding transporter encodes MKYLTLLLIIFISSPALWADEPGDFDLKLSLKNVSKTNYSPLHRSDDGKGYWTSARPDGHAPIGVMGDHVHSKGEMMFSYRFMNMYMSGMLDGTDEVLEETVVTPSGPYYYTVTPKNMTTQMHMLGIMYAPSNYVTITAMVPYLIKSMDHTTRSGVNFTTESNGLGDITLSGIFKLYNKNRNAILGNLGVIFPSGKIDAMDVTPASSPNETILPYPMQLGSGTFGIMPAITYLGQTKGFSWGVQSGATIRFGENNRDYRLGNKYYGTIWAAAPIAQWISASFRVTGNRVDNITGADTTLNANMVPTANPNLQAGTRVDAAFGFNLYSYTGGTRNLRFGIEGSSPIYQNLDGPQLKASWSVTAGIQYSFTLHK; translated from the coding sequence ATGAAATATTTAACATTATTATTGATCATTTTTATATCTTCTCCGGCTCTTTGGGCAGACGAACCGGGCGACTTCGATCTGAAGTTATCCCTTAAAAATGTCTCAAAAACCAATTATTCTCCTTTACATAGATCTGATGATGGGAAAGGCTACTGGACAAGTGCACGCCCGGACGGTCACGCCCCTATTGGAGTTATGGGTGACCACGTACACAGCAAAGGTGAAATGATGTTTTCATACAGGTTCATGAATATGTATATGAGCGGTATGCTTGATGGTACGGATGAAGTCCTCGAGGAAACCGTAGTAACACCGAGCGGTCCTTATTATTATACGGTAACACCAAAGAATATGACGACGCAGATGCACATGCTCGGCATTATGTATGCGCCGTCGAATTACGTTACTATTACAGCGATGGTTCCCTACCTGATCAAGTCTATGGATCATACTACACGCAGCGGTGTCAATTTCACTACGGAATCTAATGGACTTGGCGATATTACTCTATCAGGTATATTTAAGCTGTATAATAAGAATCGAAACGCCATTCTTGGAAATTTAGGTGTAATATTCCCATCGGGAAAGATCGACGCGATGGACGTTACACCGGCATCATCTCCAAATGAAACTATACTGCCTTACCCGATGCAGCTGGGAAGCGGAACATTCGGCATTATGCCGGCAATTACTTACCTGGGGCAGACGAAAGGTTTTTCCTGGGGTGTACAGTCCGGCGCGACTATCCGTTTCGGTGAGAATAACCGTGATTACCGTCTCGGAAATAAGTATTACGGTACGATCTGGGCAGCAGCCCCTATAGCTCAATGGATCAGCGCTTCTTTCAGAGTAACGGGAAATAGGGTAGATAACATCACAGGTGCAGATACTACGCTTAACGCTAATATGGTGCCTACTGCGAACCCGAATCTGCAGGCAGGAACCAGAGTTGATGCCGCATTTGGCTTTAACCTATATAGCTATACCGGTGGTACGAGGAATCTTAGGTTTGGTATCGAGGGTTCATCTCCGATCTATCAGAATCTCGACGGTCCACAGCTAAAGGCTTCATGGAGCGTAACCGCAGGTATCCAGTATTCGTTTACACTTCATAAGTAA
- a CDS encoding diaminopropionate ammonia-lyase, translating to MNDCEFYINHSSTLPDDLIVRYKGVFDNGEILHFHRSLPGYQPTPLYSLSSLAAGLNIGELWVKDESERMGLKAFKVLGASYAISKMLDGLSKDAVFCTATDGNHGKAVAWSARMAGRHAVIFMPASTVESRIHNIENEGAKVIVVGGDYDDAVHMAKEKASEKGWILVQDTSWDGYTDIPVNIMAGYSTVFREMEDTLHKPGEPAFDIVFLKAGVGSWAASAAWYYHERYREKRPKIVLVEPSSADCVMESKKRGMPVPIERSGETMMAGLNCATASRLACEILHNSVDLFLSIPDWYAGAAMNALYYAKDEDEQIISGESGAAGLGGLLAMLREDSLGEARDFIGLNHNSRVLVFNTEGNTDPINFNKIIHGD from the coding sequence ATGAATGATTGTGAGTTTTATATCAATCATAGCTCAACCTTACCGGATGACTTAATTGTCAGATATAAAGGCGTATTTGATAACGGGGAAATACTGCACTTTCACCGGTCGCTCCCCGGGTACCAGCCGACACCCCTTTACAGCCTTTCCTCGCTTGCGGCAGGTCTGAATATTGGTGAACTCTGGGTCAAAGATGAATCCGAGAGAATGGGTCTAAAAGCATTCAAAGTGCTCGGTGCTTCCTATGCGATAAGTAAGATGCTGGATGGTCTGTCTAAAGATGCTGTATTTTGCACCGCGACCGATGGCAATCACGGCAAAGCGGTTGCATGGTCAGCGAGGATGGCAGGCAGGCACGCCGTTATTTTTATGCCGGCATCGACTGTCGAGTCGAGGATACACAATATCGAGAATGAAGGCGCGAAGGTAATCGTTGTTGGAGGAGATTACGATGATGCGGTACACATGGCAAAGGAGAAAGCATCTGAGAAGGGATGGATACTGGTGCAGGACACTTCTTGGGATGGATACACCGACATACCTGTTAATATAATGGCGGGATATAGCACGGTCTTTAGAGAAATGGAAGACACGCTTCATAAGCCGGGTGAGCCCGCGTTCGATATAGTTTTTTTAAAAGCAGGTGTGGGCAGCTGGGCGGCATCTGCCGCATGGTATTACCATGAAAGATATCGCGAAAAGCGTCCTAAGATCGTTCTTGTCGAACCTTCTTCCGCCGATTGCGTAATGGAATCTAAAAAACGGGGCATGCCTGTTCCTATAGAAAGATCCGGCGAAACGATGATGGCTGGGCTTAATTGCGCGACTGCATCGAGACTGGCCTGTGAGATACTGCACAATAGCGTCGATCTCTTTCTTTCGATCCCTGACTGGTATGCTGGCGCGGCGATGAATGCGCTGTATTATGCTAAAGATGAAGACGAGCAGATTATTTCCGGTGAATCCGGAGCCGCCGGGCTTGGCGGATTGCTTGCAATGCTCAGGGAGGATTCACTCGGTGAGGCAAGAGATTTTATCGGGCTGAATCATAATTCGCGTGTGCTGGTGTTTAATACGGAGGGTAATACAGACCCCATCAATTTCAATAAGATCATACATGGAGATTAA
- a CDS encoding class I SAM-dependent methyltransferase — MEIKKNWQEDFFIDGWDKFQDAYLAPERAIEETNFIDEFAKERGYKKVLDIPCGTGRISIPVAQRGYEVTGIDFNPNAVRIARERSSGMNIEFVEGDMREISYREEFDLITCMWGSLGYFSDEENFNFFCSLYKALRPGGAAVFDTLTLESIMRIYSPTDTRKMEGGYLIEERKYDARNSRINVEWIFLRGKEELKVHSSIRIYTYKEHIDMLEKAGFTEFRSFGGFKGEEFTVNSRRLELIAIK, encoded by the coding sequence ATGGAGATTAAAAAGAACTGGCAGGAAGATTTTTTTATAGATGGATGGGATAAATTCCAGGATGCCTATCTTGCTCCGGAAAGAGCAATTGAAGAAACTAACTTCATTGATGAATTTGCAAAAGAACGGGGGTACAAGAAAGTCCTCGATATACCGTGTGGTACAGGCAGAATATCCATTCCGGTCGCGCAAAGAGGGTACGAGGTTACGGGCATAGATTTTAATCCCAACGCTGTCAGGATCGCCCGGGAAAGGTCATCCGGCATGAATATCGAATTTGTCGAGGGTGATATGAGAGAGATCTCTTACAGGGAAGAGTTTGATCTGATCACATGTATGTGGGGAAGTCTGGGTTATTTTTCAGATGAGGAAAATTTTAACTTCTTTTGTTCTCTATACAAAGCCCTTCGTCCAGGTGGTGCGGCGGTTTTTGACACATTGACGCTCGAAAGTATTATGCGTATATACAGCCCGACCGATACAAGGAAAATGGAAGGTGGATACCTTATTGAAGAACGCAAATACGATGCAAGGAATTCGCGGATTAATGTTGAATGGATTTTTTTGCGCGGTAAAGAGGAACTCAAAGTTCACAGTAGCATAAGGATTTACACTTATAAAGAGCATATCGATATGCTGGAAAAAGCCGGGTTTACGGAATTTCGTTCCTTTGGCGGATTCAAAGGCGAAGAGTTTACTGTTAACTCCCGCCGGCTCGAACTGATCGCAATCAAATAA